A DNA window from Zonotrichia albicollis isolate bZonAlb1 chromosome 2, bZonAlb1.hap1, whole genome shotgun sequence contains the following coding sequences:
- the LOC141727001 gene encoding uncharacterized protein LOC141727001 translates to MRDFPWAAGGTHLENAGAAGGKWPVQKQRGAKRKKASRQPALRGAGGRKRFDAAAGGTRSPEELDESPSACV, encoded by the coding sequence ATGCGAGACttcccctgggcagcaggaggcacGCATCTAGAGaatgctggagctgcaggagggaagtgGCCAGTGCAAAAGCAGCGAGGAGCCAAGAGAAAAAAGGCAAGCAGGCAGCCAGCACTGAGAGGAGCGGGCGGCAGGAAGCGCTTCGACGCTGCCGCTGGCGGCACACGCTCCCCAGAGGAACTTGACGAGAGCCCATCTGCGTGTGTGTGA